Proteins from one Deinococcus grandis genomic window:
- a CDS encoding FAD binding domain-containing protein: MKPFTFERAQTVPEALSLIGADGAFLAGGTNLVDHLRLGIREVDALVDIRRLDLTEITGTETGGVRIGALVRNSDLAAHPLIRQRFPFVAEALLSGASGQIRNMATTGGNLLQRTRCVYFQDLTTPCNKREPGSGCAALEGFGRYNAVLGTSEACVAVHPSDLCVPLAALDAEVLVEGPSGPRRIPFAAFHRLPGDQPQLDTTLRPGELIVALELPPLPLAQRSTYRKVRERASYAFALVSVAAALRVEGGRVADVRIALGGAAHRPWRAAVAEAALIGQPDTADAFTAAITAELAPARTGPHNAYKLPLIRNTVVAVLEELRNGTTARRRAEQGGEG, translated from the coding sequence GTGAAGCCCTTCACCTTCGAGCGGGCTCAGACGGTTCCTGAAGCCCTGAGCCTGATCGGCGCGGATGGCGCCTTCCTGGCGGGCGGGACCAACCTCGTCGACCACCTGCGGCTGGGCATCCGTGAGGTGGACGCGCTGGTGGACATCCGCCGCCTCGACCTGACGGAGATCACCGGGACCGAGACTGGAGGCGTGCGGATCGGGGCGCTCGTCCGGAACAGTGACCTGGCGGCGCATCCGCTGATCCGCCAGCGCTTCCCGTTCGTGGCGGAGGCGCTGCTGTCCGGGGCGTCCGGGCAGATCCGCAACATGGCCACCACAGGCGGCAATCTGCTCCAGCGGACCCGCTGCGTGTACTTCCAGGACCTGACGACGCCCTGCAACAAGCGCGAGCCCGGCTCCGGCTGCGCGGCCCTGGAGGGCTTCGGGCGGTACAACGCGGTGCTGGGCACCTCGGAGGCCTGCGTGGCCGTGCACCCGTCGGACCTGTGCGTGCCCCTGGCGGCGCTGGACGCCGAGGTCCTCGTCGAGGGGCCGTCCGGACCGCGGCGGATTCCCTTCGCGGCGTTCCACCGCCTGCCCGGCGATCAACCGCAGCTCGATACCACCCTGCGGCCCGGGGAGCTGATCGTCGCCCTGGAGTTGCCCCCTCTGCCCCTGGCGCAGCGCTCGACGTACCGCAAGGTCCGCGAGAGGGCCTCCTACGCGTTCGCGCTCGTGTCGGTCGCCGCGGCCCTCCGGGTTGAGGGAGGGCGGGTCGCGGACGTCCGCATCGCGCTGGGGGGAGCCGCCCACCGACCCTGGCGCGCTGCCGTGGCCGAGGCGGCCCTGATCGGCCAGCCCGACACGGCGGACGCATTCACCGCGGCGATCACCGCGGAACTCGCACCCGCCCGGACCGGACCTCACAACGCCTACAAACTCCCACTGATCCGCAATACCGTCGTCGCCGTGCTCGAAGAACTCCGCAACGGCACGACCGCCCGGCGCCGCGCCGAGCAGGGAGGCGAAGGGTGA
- a CDS encoding 2Fe-2S iron-sulfur cluster-binding protein: MNVPVHLTVNGHDHHLDLDPRTSVLDALRDHLGVMSVKKGCDHGQCGACTVLVDGERILSCLGLAASYDGAQVVTAEGLGTPGNLHPLQQAFLDHDGLQCGYCTPGQVCSAVGMLREVRRGMPSHVTPDVQGAPHLTDAEIRERMSGNLCRCGAYVNIVAAIRDAQHADLAPAEPRPGGQR, from the coding sequence ATGAATGTCCCCGTTCACCTGACCGTCAACGGTCACGATCACCACCTCGACCTTGATCCACGCACGTCCGTTCTGGACGCCCTGCGTGACCACCTCGGCGTCATGTCGGTCAAGAAAGGCTGCGATCACGGACAGTGCGGGGCGTGCACCGTCCTGGTCGACGGTGAGCGCATCCTGTCCTGCCTGGGACTGGCCGCCTCGTATGACGGCGCGCAGGTCGTGACGGCCGAGGGCCTGGGCACGCCCGGGAACCTTCACCCGCTGCAGCAGGCGTTCCTCGATCACGACGGCCTGCAGTGCGGGTACTGCACGCCGGGGCAGGTCTGTTCCGCGGTGGGGATGCTGCGGGAGGTCCGCCGGGGCATGCCGAGTCACGTCACGCCGGACGTTCAGGGCGCGCCGCACCTGACGGACGCCGAGATCCGGGAGCGGATGAGCGGCAACCTGTGCCGCTGCGGCGCGTACGTGAACATCGTCGCGGCGATCCGGGACGCCCAGCACGCCGACCTCGCGCCCGCCGAACCGCGGCCCGGGGGGCAGCGGTGA